A region of Porites lutea chromosome 13, jaPorLute2.1, whole genome shotgun sequence DNA encodes the following proteins:
- the LOC140922874 gene encoding uncharacterized protein codes for MVTREDAGKPRKLVLHLDVNNAIFIGDSITKAVTPEQALNEYLTDVAWGEVVQSGEWIGDHSTLYEGPPKESMVSYYRYAQAKYSGQPRSEFKGHIRKFTEGEVGQPFRQFYENMMDALKFPGNIRSWNGNDLPSFADRKGIQHHCIVPSFYKLLDHLIESKREFAIVFRTFGGDGQVVLQATKDYLDGRNAIVCAGEPQQSHVSGGPVDDSTHMVNFTAGKVMRSRNQITLKCPEDHLVLSNFYDIYKYFSQTHGVKLFVDDYEWWKSQQFHSLAAKPLFIDLGDKSVHHIMLDDNFRPWEPADSIINLLLAKERSFASVDPATFDNVCVFKTDLYQSICNRNYLIDKIELCERSYTKMISEKNE; via the coding sequence ATGGTAACCCGAGAAGATGCCGGCAAACCTCGAAAGCTCGTTTTACATCTGGACGTGAATAACGCAATTTTCATCGGTGATTCCATTACAAAGGCCGTGACACCCGAACAGGCTTTGAATGAATATCTCACTGATGTAGCTTGGGGGGAGGTTGTCCAATCTGGAGAGTGGATCGGTGATCATAGCACATTATATGAAGGACCGCCAAAAGAAAGCATGGTCTCCTATTACAGATACGCTCAAGCTAAGTACAGTGGGCAACCAAGAAGCGAGTTTAAAGGCCACATCCGGAAATTTACCGAAGGGGAAGTTGGACAGCCATTCAGACAATTTTATGAGAATATGATGGATGCACTCAAATTTCCCGGGAACATCAGAAGTTGGAATGGTAATGATCTCCCTTCTTTTGCAGACCGAAAGGGGATACAACATCATTGTATTGTGCCATCCTTCTACAAGCTTTTAGACCATTTGATAGAAAGTAAAAGAGAATTTGCTATTGTTTTTCGTACTTTTGGTGGAGACGGCCAAGTGGTACTACAAGCAACCAAAGATTACCTTGATGGAAGAAATGCTATTGTTTGTGCAGGAGAGCCACAGCAATCCCATGTAAGTGGGGGTCCTGTGGATGATTCAACACACATGGTGAATTTTACTGCAGGGAAGGTAATGCGATCAAGGAACCAAATCACTCTGAAATGTCCAGAAGATCATTTGGTGCTTTCAAATTTCTATGACATCTACAAATATTTTAGTCAAACACATggtgttaagttatttgttgatGATTATGAGTGGTGGAAGTCACAACAGTTTCATTCGCTAGCAGCAAAGCCCCTGTTTATTGATCTTGGTGACAAATCGGTTCATCACATCATGTTGGATGATAATTTTCGTCCATGGGAACCTGCGGACAGCATCATTAACTTATTGTTAGCAAAAGAGAGAAGTTTCGCTAGTGTAGATCCTGCAACATTTGATAATGTTTGTGTGTTTAAGACTGATCTTTACCAAAGTATTTGCAACAGAAATTATTTAATTGATAAAATTGAGTTGTGTGAAAGAAGTTATACCAAGATGATTTCAGAAAAGAATGAGTGA